The following coding sequences lie in one Pseudorasbora parva isolate DD20220531a chromosome 18, ASM2467924v1, whole genome shotgun sequence genomic window:
- the arsib gene encoding arylsulfatase I: MALFVLVGLFLNLQTSASCSGLRSSREDVAAAFRPKQPPHIIFILTDDQGFNDIGYHSRDVRSPTLDKLASEGVRLENYYVQPLCTPSRSQLITGRYQIHTGLQHSIIRPRQPNCLPLDAITLPQRLQEAGYSTHMVGKWHLGFYRKNCLPTRRGFHTYFGSLTGSVDYYTYGSCDGKSLCGFDLHDGESVAWGRGGKYSTHLYTQRVRKILATHDSSSQPLFIFLSLQAVHTPLNPPKEYIYPFRRMGNVPRRKYAAMVSIVDEAVRNITYALRKYGFYRNSVVIFSTDNGAQPLTGGSNWPLRGCKGTYWEGGIRGVGFVHSPLIRNRRRVSRALIHITDWYPTLVGLAGGNVSQHQGLDGFDVWPTISEGKESPRLEILHNIDPLQRRSRGSLKEGHGLWDTTVQAAIRVGDWKLLTGDPGNGDWVPPQVLTHFPSSWWNLERQFGEKRKSVWLFNVTGDPCERHDLAVHRPDVVKELLTRLALYNRTAIPVRYPPDDTRADPSLNGGAWRPWVGEGEEEENWDGIYYKRGKNRKRKCRLCKSQSFFKKFNLKIMSNLI, translated from the exons ATGGCATTGTTCGTGCTCGTCGGACTCTTCCTCAATCTACAAACTTCTGCGTCGTGCAGTGGTTTGAGATCGAGCCGAGAGGACGTCGCTGCAGCTTTCAGACCAAAGCAACCTCCGCATATCATCTTCATACTGACGGACGACCAGGGCTTCAATGACATCGGTTACCACAGTCGGGACGTCCGCAGCCCGACGCTCGATAAACTGGCGTCGGAGGGAGTGCGGCTGGAGAACTATTACGTGCAGCCGCTGTGCACCCCGTCCCGCAGCCAGCTCATCACAGGCAG ATATCAAATTCACACTGGCCTCCAGCATTCCATCATCAGACCACGCCAACCCAACTGCCTCCCTCTGGATGCGATCACACTGCCTCAACGTTTGCAGGAAGCTGGATACTCCACACACATGGTGGGGAAGTGGCATTTGGGCTTCTATCGGAAAAACTGTTTGCCCACACGTCGTGGATTTCACACCTACTTCGGCTCATTGACTGGCAGTGTGGACTATTATACATATGGCTCATGTGACGGCAAGTCCTTGTGTGGCTTTGACCTCCACGATGGTGAGTCAGTGGCATGGGGAAGAGGGGGGAAGTACTCAACTCACCTCTACACCCAGAGAGTGCGCAAAATCTTAGCAACGCACGACTCAAGCAGTCAGCCTCTTTTTATCTTCCTTTCCCTTCAGGCAGTGCATACACCTCTAAACCCACCCAAAGAGTACATCTATCCATTCCGCCGCATGGGCAACGTTCCCCGCAGGAAATACGCAGCCATGGTTTCTATCGTCGATGAGGCGGTCCGGAACATAACTTACGCACTGCGCAAATATGGCTTCTACCGCAATAGCGTCGTCATCTTCTCCACTGACAATGGAGCTCAGCCACTCACAGGAGGCAGTAACTGGCCCCTACGAGGGTGCAAAGGAACGTATTGGGAAGGTGGTATTAGAGGAGTGGGTTTCGTGCACAGTCCCTTAATACGCAATCGACGGAGGGTCAGCAGAGCCCTTATACACATTACTGACTGGTATCCAACCCTTGTTGGACTTGCCGGGGGGAATGTGTCCCAACATCAGGGATTGGATGGCTTTGATGTTTGGCCTACTATAAGCGAAGGGAAAGAATCCCCACGACTAGAAATTCTTCACAACATTGACCCTCTCCAACGGCGCAGTCGTGGCTCGCTTAAGGAGGGCCATGGATTGTGGGACACAACCGTGCAAGCGGCCATTAGAGTAGGTGACTGGAAGCTTTTGACGGGCGATCCTGGCAATGGGGATTGGGTGCCGCCCCAGGTTCTCACACACTTCCCTAGCAGCTGGTGGAACCTGGAGCGACAGTTTGGGGAAAAAAGGAAATCAGTTTGGCTCTTCAATGTTACAGGCGACCCTTGTGAACGGCATGACCTTGCAGTGCACAGGCCTGATGTTGTCAAGGAGCTACTGACACGTCTAGCATTATACAATCGCACCGCGATTCCTGTTCGCTACCCGCCAGATGATACCCGTGCTGACCCTAGTTTGAATGGAGGTGCATGGAGACCTTGGGTGGGTGAAGGTGAAGAAGAGGAAAACTGGGATGGAATTTATTACAAGAGAGGAAAGAATCGCAAAAGGAAATGTAGGCTCTGCAAATCACAATCTTTCTTCAAGAAGTTTAATTTAAAGATCATGTCAAATCTGATATAG
- the ndufa2 gene encoding NADH dehydrogenase [ubiquinone] 1 alpha subcomplex subunit 2 — protein sequence MAAAVVRGIGSNLSKNLREVRLHLCQKSAASQGTRDFIEQHYVTLKKANPEFPILIRECSGVQPMLWGRYGLGKEHSVSLDNMNADQVAKVLETIVNAKA from the exons ATGGCGGCGGCAGTGGTTCGTGGAATCGGCTCAAACCTGTCGAAGAATCTGCGTGAGGTCCGCCTGCATTTGTGCCAGAAATCAGCGGCCAGCCAGGGAACCAG GGATTTTATCGAGCAGCATTATGTGACGTTAAAGAAGGCAAACCCTGAGTTTCCCATCCTGATCCGAGAGTGCTCTGGAGTTCAGCCCATGCTGTGGGGACGATATG GTTTGGGTAAAGAACACAGTGTTTCTCTGGACAACATGAATGCCGACCAAGTGGCTAAAGTGCTTGAAACAATAGTAAATGCAAAAGCTTAA